One genomic region from Xyrauchen texanus isolate HMW12.3.18 chromosome 4, RBS_HiC_50CHRs, whole genome shotgun sequence encodes:
- the inpp5jb gene encoding inositol polyphosphate 5-phosphatase K: protein METEQQNQSLSKPNYLTSSVEPKTPAESSSPSTSSPSPNTPPVAPARPRRPQRTPRVEGSFDVSEPKPPESPRPNQLTSHAEPVDPYKPNHSAEARPQSNVGNVGHGPLSLSGQKISGHAALARSHIAMRTASLPQAPSYKQPPSDSVLYPQRALSVTGTADTQAQVVEDFRIHIITWNVGSAMPPDDITSLLGLNVGDGNTDMYIIGLQEVNSMINKRLKDVLFSDQWSEVCMVALSVFGYVLVTSQRMQGMLLLIFAKYYHLPFLRAIQTQTTRTGLGGIWGNKGGVSASMTVFGHSICFLNCHLPAHMENSEQRMEDFESILQQQQFEGQAAMGVLDHDVVFWFGDLNFRIEDLDMQVVKGAIDNNKLSILWEKDQLNMAKDSETVLEGFHEGPLKFPPTYKFDVGTDTYDTSGKKRKPAWTDRILWRLRPMAQVSNSTSKRSSLSGLTSGTCVSQHFYRSQMEYTISDHKPVSSMFTLQFPYKVDMPLVTIFVEDEWTEISDAVAKFKIAPNFYRSSWDWIGIYKVGFKHHKDYVAYTWAKQEESDFLRQEHEVTFAEEELPKDSGDFILGYYSNNMSSIVGVTEPFQIQLPASTAADLSPSDSSDFTSEDEVKQAVSGTSSPEVEERQSSNWSAKPAKGQPTNPKEPYSKDPMPHSSSSKQSGGTLKMTKTSDDPVVSDDSSNSGNDATKPEEP, encoded by the exons ATGGAAACAGAGCAGCAAAATCAAAGCCTGTCCAAACCAAACTATTTGACATCATCTGTGGAACCAAAAACACCAGCAGAGTCCTCCTCGCCCTCCACATCTTCTCCTTCCCCTAATACTCCACCAGTGGCTCCGGCCAGACCAAGACGACCCCAGAGAACACCTAGAGTGGAAGGATCTTTTGACGTATCAGAGCCTAAACCTCCAGAATCTCCTAGACCGAACCAACTGACCAGCCATGCTGAACCGGTTGACCCCTACAAACCCAACCATTCCGCAGAAGCAAGACCTCAATCTAATGTTGGAAATGTTGGTCATGGTCCTCTAAGTTTGTCTGGTCAGAAGATTTCAGGACATGCAGCTTTGGCTCGGAGCCACATTGCAATGAGAACAGCCTCCCTTCCTCAGGCCCCGTCTTACAAACAACCACCTTCAGATTCTGTCCTGTACCCTCAGAGAGCGCTGTCAGTCACTGGGACTGCAGACACTCAGGCCCAGGTCGTGGAGGATTTCAG AATTCACATCATCACATGGAATGTGGGCTCAGCCATGCCGCCTGATGACATCACTTCTTTATTGGGGTTGAATGTCGGTGATGGAAACACAGACATGTATATTATAGG TCTACAAGAAGTGAACTCAATGATCAATAAGCGGCTAAAAGATGTTCTTTTCTCTGATCAGTGGAGCGAGGTCTGCATGGTTGCTCTCAGTGTCTTCGGATATGTACTG GTTACATCACAAAGGATGCAGGGAATGCTACTGCTCATCTTTGCCAAGTACTATCACCTGCCTTTCCTGAGAGCTATTCAAACACAGACCACGCGCACCGGACTCGGTGGTATCTGG GGTAATAAAGGAGGTGTAAGTGCAAGTATGACTGTCTTTGGCCATTCAATCTGTTTCTTAAACTGTCATCTGCCCGCACACATGGAGAACTCAGAGCAGCGCATGGAAGATTTTGAAAGCATTCTGCAACAGCAACAGTTCGAAGGTCAAGCTGCTATGGGTGTACTGGATCACGA TGTGGTTTTCTGGTTTGGAGATCTGAACTTCCGAATTGAGGACCTGGATATGCAGGTTGTGAAAGGAGCTATTGACAATAACAAACTCTCCATATTATGGGAAAAAGACCAG CTTAACATGGCTAAAGACAGTGAGACTGTGCTTGAGGGCTTCCACGAGGGGCCACTTAAATTCCCTCCTACATATAAGTTTGATGTGGGTACAGACACATATGACACCAG TGGAAAAAAGCGTAAACCAGCATGGACTGATCGAATTCTTTGGCGGCTGAGGCCTATGGCTCAGGTCAGCAACAGCACATCTAAGCGCAGCTCATTATCGGGCTTAACCAGCGGAACCTGTGTGTCACAACACTTTTACCGCAGTCAAATGGAGTACACCATCAGTGACCACAAGCCCGTCTCCTCTATGTTCACTCTGCAG TTCCCTTATAAGGTCGACATGCCTTTGGTAACAATTTTTGTGGAGGATGAATGGACAGAGATATCTGATGCAGTAGCCAAATTTAAGATCGCTCCCAACTTTTATCGAAGCTCTTGGGACTGGATTGGGATTTACAAG GTTGGGTTTAAACATCATAAGGACTATGTGGCGTACACTTGGGCCAAACAGGAGGAGTCTGATTTCCTAAGACAGGAGCACGAA GTGACTTTTGCAGAGGAGGAGTTGCCAAAGGATTCTGGAGACTTCATTCtgggttactacagcaacaataTGAGCTCCATTGTGGGCGTCACCGAGCCATTCCAG ATTCAACTGCCAGCATCCACTGCAGCAGATCTAAGTCCGTCGGACAGCTCTGACTTCACGTCTGAAGATGAGGTAAAGCAGGCTGTCTCTGGCACTTCCAGCCCTGAGGTTGAGGAGCGACAGAGCAGCAACTGGAGCGCCAAACCTGCCAAAGGGCAACCAACTAATCCAAAGGAACCATATTCCAAAGATCCAATGCCACATTCCAGCTCTAGCAAGCAGAGCGGTGGTACCCTCAAAATGACCAAGACCTCTGATGACCCTGTGGTTTCTGATGACAGTTCTAACTCAGGAAATGATGCAACCAAACCAGAGGAGCCATAG